A genomic stretch from Leptotrichia sp. HSP-536 includes:
- a CDS encoding NAD(+)/NADH kinase, giving the protein MENFEKLKSNNNLNKKNKVEKIRIVKSGYGNEDLLKDFYDYLKEKNIQEVFGVEEADLIISLGGDGTMLIAAKEAIAGNIPVLAVNMGSLGYLAEVKPQNAVKMLQDYENGNYKIEERAFLEVKYEDNTFYALNELVITKGGHEAHLIQVEVYSNDIFVNKYRADGIIVATPTGSTAYSLSAGGSIVHPGLNALSITPLAPQSLTARPIIVNGCEVLSFKATSRDEAVHLNIDGNQWFQIQQNDLVSARLSKKKIKIVKPVDSDYYSILRQKLKWGDSVL; this is encoded by the coding sequence ATGGAAAATTTTGAAAAATTGAAAAGTAATAATAATCTAAATAAAAAAAATAAAGTGGAAAAAATTAGAATTGTAAAAAGTGGATACGGGAATGAAGATTTGTTAAAAGATTTTTATGATTATTTGAAAGAAAAAAATATTCAGGAAGTTTTTGGCGTGGAAGAGGCGGATTTGATAATCTCGCTTGGTGGCGACGGGACAATGCTTATTGCGGCAAAAGAGGCAATTGCGGGAAATATTCCTGTGCTTGCAGTAAATATGGGTTCACTTGGATATTTGGCTGAAGTAAAACCTCAAAATGCAGTTAAAATGCTGCAGGATTACGAAAATGGGAATTACAAGATAGAAGAAAGGGCATTTTTAGAAGTGAAATATGAAGACAACACTTTTTATGCCTTAAATGAGCTTGTTATAACAAAAGGCGGACATGAAGCGCATTTAATACAAGTTGAAGTTTATTCAAATGATATTTTTGTAAATAAATACAGAGCCGACGGAATAATTGTAGCAACTCCCACAGGCTCCACAGCCTATTCACTTTCAGCAGGCGGCTCAATTGTTCATCCAGGATTAAATGCCCTGTCGATAACGCCATTAGCTCCACAAAGCCTGACAGCACGTCCAATTATTGTAAATGGCTGTGAAGTGCTTAGTTTTAAGGCGACTTCCAGAGATGAGGCTGTTCACTTGAATATTGACGGGAATCAGTGGTTCCAAATTCAGCAAAATGATCTTGTATCAGCAAGATTATCAAAGAAAAAAATTAAAATAGTAAAACCAGTAGATAGTGATTATTACAGTATTTTAAGACAAAAATTGAAATGGGGAGATTCTGTATTATAA
- the recN gene encoding DNA repair protein RecN, producing MLRELRLNNLAIIKNLDLEFNEKFIALTGETGAGKSIILNGISLLIGERSHTEMIRNGEENLFAEGVFELNENQKKRLNELGFEIEDDELIITRFFDRSSKSKIMVNGKRQTLSRLKELMVNIIDLVGQHEHQFLLNNEYHLHLLDRFLNDEGKELSKKIRENVSEIKKLNLRIKNIENEKSKIEEKKDVLEFQFNEINELDLKENEDNELEEEYRILFNAGKISEKLEETSQLLKEGEFSILTALGRAKRNLEQLSDLSESYSELSEKIESVLYEIEEISYSVDNSIGDVEINDNKLEKIVERIDKINKLKRKYGSTITEILEFKDKIEKDLSLVNFENEELENLKIQKKELVSQYFQDSEKLSEIRMKIAGNLQNTVDIQLSDLNMENAKFKVEIVKKEEITAHGTDNAEFLITTNVGETFKPLAKIASGGEISRIMLALKSVFSEVDNISVLIFDEIDTGISGETVRRVAEKLRELSRNTQIICVTHSPQIAGKAQQQFFIKKEIENNFTETKVRELNTEERIREIARIISGDNITEASVSHAKEIMGLWDKKVLI from the coding sequence ATGCTAAGAGAATTAAGATTAAATAATTTAGCGATAATAAAAAATCTGGACTTGGAATTTAATGAAAAATTTATTGCATTGACTGGAGAAACTGGGGCTGGAAAATCAATTATTTTAAATGGAATTTCACTATTAATTGGTGAAAGAAGTCATACTGAGATGATTAGGAATGGGGAAGAAAATCTTTTTGCGGAAGGTGTTTTTGAATTGAATGAAAATCAGAAGAAAAGACTAAATGAGCTTGGATTTGAAATAGAAGATGATGAGCTGATTATAACTCGTTTTTTTGACAGAAGTTCAAAATCTAAAATAATGGTAAATGGAAAAAGACAAACTTTATCAAGATTAAAGGAGCTTATGGTAAACATTATTGATTTAGTCGGGCAGCACGAGCATCAGTTTTTGTTAAATAACGAATATCATTTGCACTTGCTAGACAGATTTTTAAATGATGAAGGAAAAGAGCTTTCCAAAAAGATTCGTGAAAATGTAAGTGAAATCAAAAAATTAAATTTAAGAATAAAAAATATTGAAAATGAAAAATCCAAAATTGAAGAAAAAAAAGATGTGCTGGAATTTCAATTTAATGAAATTAATGAACTGGATTTAAAAGAAAATGAAGATAATGAACTGGAAGAAGAATACAGAATTTTGTTTAATGCTGGAAAAATCAGCGAAAAACTGGAAGAAACTTCTCAATTGCTAAAAGAGGGAGAATTTTCCATTCTGACTGCATTAGGGCGGGCAAAAAGAAATTTGGAGCAGCTTTCAGATTTATCAGAGTCTTACAGCGAACTTTCTGAAAAAATAGAGTCTGTTTTATACGAAATTGAAGAAATTTCCTATTCTGTGGACAATTCTATTGGCGATGTTGAAATAAATGACAATAAATTGGAAAAGATTGTGGAAAGAATTGATAAAATTAATAAATTGAAAAGAAAATATGGTTCGACAATTACAGAAATTTTGGAATTTAAAGACAAAATTGAAAAAGACTTGTCGCTAGTAAATTTTGAAAATGAAGAGCTGGAAAATCTTAAAATTCAGAAAAAAGAGCTTGTAAGCCAGTATTTTCAGGATAGTGAAAAATTGAGCGAAATTCGGATGAAAATTGCAGGAAATCTCCAAAATACAGTGGATATTCAATTAAGCGACTTGAATATGGAAAATGCAAAATTTAAAGTGGAAATAGTCAAAAAAGAGGAAATTACAGCCCATGGAACAGACAATGCAGAATTTTTAATTACAACAAATGTAGGAGAAACTTTTAAGCCGCTTGCTAAAATTGCCTCAGGCGGAGAAATTTCACGTATAATGCTTGCTCTAAAAAGTGTATTTTCTGAAGTTGACAATATTTCAGTATTGATTTTTGATGAAATTGATACGGGAATTTCTGGAGAAACGGTGCGAAGAGTGGCGGAAAAATTGAGAGAACTTTCAAGAAATACACAAATTATCTGTGTAACACATTCTCCGCAAATCGCTGGAAAGGCTCAGCAGCAGTTTTTTATCAAAAAGGAAATTGAAAATAATTTTACGGAGACAAAAGTTAGAGAACTGAATACAGAAGAGAGAATAAGAGAAATTGCAAGAATTATTTCAGGAGATAACATTACGGAAGCATCTGTAAGCCACGCCAAGGAGATTATGGGATTATGGGACAAAAAAGTGCTGATATAG
- a CDS encoding tyrosine-type recombinase/integrase — MGQKSADIDNSEKKLEISEKKKLNLIKDNFDKKSKISVKNQMQLKNFLEFLKFEKRSSQNTLNGYNRDLMQFFLFVKKDFSEIGEKEISSYIDNLNKKLRKNSILRKVSVLKAFYKFCYLNKSIEKDPAGMVKNLNREYQPPEILTLEEIMQIVDNCPATPAGMQNRLIIKLLIITGAMISEILNLEIKDVESPNYEFIKIFRKNSKYQIMPADNNFEKEIKNYLKVYRPELKNANENLKIFPNIRREKFWKNLKIIAQNAKIEKNVYPHIFRNSLAEILSEANANIQIIQEILGKVNITTAKIEKKVKKFKLKMIYNNIKLGDD; from the coding sequence ATGGGACAAAAAAGTGCTGATATAGATAATTCGGAGAAAAAATTAGAAATTTCTGAAAAGAAAAAGTTAAATTTGATAAAAGATAATTTTGATAAAAAAAGTAAAATATCAGTTAAAAATCAAATGCAGCTGAAAAACTTCCTGGAATTTCTAAAATTTGAAAAAAGAAGTTCTCAAAACACATTAAATGGGTATAATCGTGATTTAATGCAATTTTTTCTATTTGTAAAAAAAGATTTTTCTGAAATTGGAGAAAAAGAAATTTCTAGTTATATTGATAATTTGAATAAAAAATTGAGAAAAAATTCAATTTTGAGAAAAGTTTCAGTATTAAAGGCATTTTACAAATTTTGTTATTTGAATAAGTCGATTGAAAAAGATCCCGCAGGAATGGTAAAAAATTTAAATCGTGAATATCAGCCGCCTGAAATTTTGACATTGGAGGAAATAATGCAGATTGTGGATAATTGCCCAGCCACACCTGCTGGAATGCAAAATAGACTGATTATTAAATTACTAATTATAACAGGAGCAATGATTTCAGAAATTCTAAATTTAGAAATAAAGGATGTTGAAAGCCCAAATTATGAATTTATAAAAATTTTTAGAAAAAATTCAAAATATCAAATAATGCCAGCTGATAACAATTTTGAAAAGGAAATCAAAAATTATCTGAAAGTTTATAGACCAGAATTAAAAAATGCAAATGAAAATTTAAAAATATTTCCCAATATCCGTCGTGAGAAATTTTGGAAAAACTTAAAAATTATTGCCCAAAATGCAAAAATTGAAAAAAATGTATATCCGCATATTTTTAGAAACTCTTTGGCTGAAATTTTGTCTGAAGCTAATGCTAATATCCAAATTATTCAGGAAATATTGGGAAAAGTAAATATTACAACGGCAAAAATTGAAAAAAAAGTAAAAAAATTTAAATTAAAAATGATCTACAATAATATAAAACTAGGAGATGATTAA
- a CDS encoding phospholipid phosphatase, with the protein MKEKRELKKQNDEKLRILIITIMTYFIFFLITKMELITSYLGIVVLILLYMYANFNLINIFFTSKRTTFKIYAFLLLELIYLFTGNISMLGSILYIILFSALIFFIRKDEGREEIPKIIKFVQVFITFKVVFVVSMLIF; encoded by the coding sequence ATGAAAGAAAAACGTGAATTGAAAAAACAGAATGATGAAAAATTGAGAATACTGATAATTACAATTATGACATATTTTATATTTTTCCTTATAACGAAAATGGAACTGATAACTTCATATTTGGGAATAGTTGTCTTAATTTTATTGTATATGTATGCAAATTTTAATTTGATAAACATATTTTTTACAAGTAAAAGGACTACTTTTAAAATATATGCTTTTCTACTTTTGGAATTAATTTATTTGTTTACGGGAAATATTTCAATGTTAGGGTCGATATTGTACATAATATTGTTTTCTGCTTTGATTTTTTTCATAAGAAAAGATGAAGGACGTGAAGAAATTCCTAAAATAATTAAATTTGTTCAAGTATTTATTACATTTAAAGTTGTTTTTGTTGTATCAATGTTGATTTTTTAA
- a CDS encoding DUF1694 domain-containing protein: MEASINNSRTDVMKYMEEVTDRAVNAQVEKNLFLGEYKERIIKALTFDEIKEKGIYYEIEKALENKDVAKMVISRHSNFDDIKKYIEIAKRKKIPYKMIDNLLCEGQIALVVVAKDAVTHEDGDEIVVTSKLETCHIKHLPDVYYEAMESAICDFHMNIIKKEMPEYAKNYKELTFMDKLFGSKCPICQKLGGKKRG; encoded by the coding sequence ATGGAAGCTAGCATTAACAATAGTAGAACTGATGTTATGAAATATATGGAAGAAGTTACGGATAGAGCAGTAAATGCACAAGTAGAAAAAAATTTATTTCTTGGAGAATACAAAGAAAGAATTATAAAAGCCCTTACATTTGATGAAATTAAGGAAAAAGGTATTTATTATGAAATAGAAAAGGCTCTAGAAAATAAAGATGTTGCAAAAATGGTTATTTCGAGACATTCAAATTTTGACGATATAAAAAAATATATTGAAATAGCTAAAAGAAAAAAAATACCATACAAAATGATAGATAATTTACTCTGTGAGGGACAAATAGCATTGGTGGTAGTGGCAAAGGATGCTGTTACTCATGAAGATGGAGATGAAATCGTAGTAACTTCAAAATTGGAAACTTGTCATATAAAACATTTACCAGATGTATATTATGAAGCTATGGAAAGTGCAATTTGTGATTTTCATATGAATATCATAAAGAAGGAAATGCCAGAATATGCAAAAAATTATAAAGAATTGACTTTTATGGATAAACTATTTGGATCAAAATGTCCAATATGTCAAAAATTAGGAGGAAAAAAACGTGGTTGA
- the murA gene encoding UDP-N-acetylglucosamine 1-carboxyvinyltransferase: MVDGFRITGKTPLNGVIKVSGAKNAALPIIIATLVAKGEYILKNVPNLRDIRVTMKLLEDLGMKTEKLDNNTYKIINNGFKRTEASYQIVKQMRASFLVMGPMIANLDEAVVSLPGGCAIGSRPVDLHLKGFEMLGADITRVHGYVHAKSDNLKGAEIPLGFPSVGATQNIMMAAVKTPGKTIISNAAREPEIVDLGNFLNKMGAKITGLGTPNIEIEGVEELHAVEYSIMPDRIEAGTYVIASLVTEGDLKIQDARLEDLGVFKSELETMGVKFKQDRDMLSVIGKVKDLKPSKIKTLPHPGFPTDMQPQMMLLQTLVNGGSSMEETVFENRFMHVPEFNRMGADITIRHGVAFINGGLPLTGAEVMSSDLRAGAALVLAALAADGETIVNRVYHIDRGYDRLELKLNTVGAKIERIKLDI, from the coding sequence GTGGTTGATGGATTTAGAATAACAGGAAAAACTCCATTAAATGGAGTAATAAAAGTAAGTGGAGCTAAAAATGCAGCTCTTCCAATAATTATCGCAACTCTTGTTGCAAAAGGGGAATATATCTTAAAAAATGTTCCAAACTTGAGAGACATTAGAGTAACAATGAAATTACTTGAAGATTTGGGAATGAAAACTGAAAAATTGGATAACAATACTTATAAAATTATAAACAATGGCTTTAAAAGAACTGAAGCAAGCTATCAGATTGTAAAACAGATGAGAGCATCATTTTTAGTAATGGGACCAATGATTGCAAATCTAGATGAAGCAGTAGTTTCACTTCCTGGAGGATGTGCAATAGGTTCAAGACCTGTCGATTTACATTTAAAGGGATTTGAAATGCTAGGTGCCGATATTACAAGAGTACACGGATATGTTCACGCAAAATCAGATAATTTAAAAGGAGCTGAAATTCCTTTAGGTTTCCCAAGTGTAGGAGCGACACAGAATATTATGATGGCAGCTGTAAAAACGCCAGGTAAAACTATTATTTCAAATGCAGCAAGAGAGCCTGAAATCGTTGATTTAGGAAACTTCTTAAATAAAATGGGAGCTAAAATTACAGGGCTTGGAACACCAAACATTGAAATTGAAGGAGTGGAAGAGCTTCATGCGGTAGAATATTCAATTATGCCAGATAGAATTGAAGCAGGAACTTATGTAATAGCATCACTGGTTACAGAAGGAGATTTAAAAATTCAGGATGCAAGACTTGAAGATTTGGGAGTATTTAAATCTGAACTGGAAACTATGGGAGTAAAATTCAAACAGGATAGAGATATGTTATCTGTAATCGGAAAAGTAAAAGATTTGAAGCCATCAAAAATAAAAACATTACCGCATCCAGGATTTCCAACAGATATGCAGCCTCAAATGATGTTATTGCAAACGTTAGTAAACGGTGGAAGCTCAATGGAAGAAACTGTCTTTGAAAACAGATTTATGCATGTGCCTGAATTTAACAGAATGGGTGCAGATATTACGATAAGACACGGAGTTGCCTTTATAAATGGAGGATTGCCATTAACTGGAGCGGAAGTAATGTCTTCAGATTTAAGAGCAGGAGCGGCACTGGTTCTGGCGGCACTTGCGGCGGACGGAGAAACAATTGTAAACAGAGTTTATCATATCGACAGAGGTTATGACAGACTGGAATTGAAATTAAACACTGTTGGAGCAAAAATTGAAAGAATCAAACTAGATATTTAA
- the metF gene encoding methylenetetrahydrofolate reductase [NAD(P)H] yields the protein MKIKDLFEKKERLISFEIFPPNKNFSEEKLKNVTAELVKYNPDFISVTYGAGGKTKGGTIEMASHIKNNLKTEVLAHLTCVGSKKSEIHDYLQEAKSKNIKNILALRGDVPQGETEEIYNKGDYKYASELISDLRKNSEFNDFSIGGAFYPETHYENNDLVDLFHLKNKVEAGTDFLASQMFFDNDVFVKFKEQAEKLDIKVPLIAGIMPVTNAKQIKRIIELSKCSVPEKLDKLLEKYGDNPESMKKAGIMYASEQIIELLAYGIKGIHIYTMNKPEIAKEIMKNIEFAR from the coding sequence ATGAAAATAAAAGATTTATTTGAAAAAAAAGAGCGTTTAATTTCTTTTGAGATTTTTCCGCCAAATAAAAATTTTTCTGAAGAGAAATTAAAGAATGTAACTGCTGAATTGGTAAAGTATAATCCTGATTTTATCAGTGTTACATATGGTGCTGGCGGAAAAACTAAAGGTGGAACTATTGAAATGGCTTCTCACATTAAAAATAATTTGAAGACGGAAGTTTTGGCTCATTTGACTTGTGTTGGAAGTAAAAAAAGTGAAATTCACGATTACTTGCAGGAAGCAAAAAGTAAAAATATAAAAAATATTTTGGCACTTCGTGGAGACGTACCGCAGGGAGAAACAGAAGAAATTTACAATAAAGGCGATTATAAATATGCTTCTGAGTTAATCAGCGATTTGAGAAAAAACAGCGAATTTAATGATTTTTCAATTGGCGGGGCATTTTATCCTGAAACTCATTATGAAAATAATGATTTAGTTGACCTGTTCCATCTGAAGAATAAAGTTGAAGCTGGAACGGATTTTTTGGCTTCTCAAATGTTCTTTGACAATGACGTTTTTGTAAAATTTAAGGAGCAAGCTGAAAAACTGGATATCAAAGTTCCATTGATTGCGGGAATTATGCCAGTTACAAATGCCAAGCAAATAAAAAGAATTATAGAACTTTCCAAATGTTCTGTACCTGAAAAATTGGATAAATTGCTGGAAAAATATGGAGATAATCCAGAATCTATGAAAAAAGCTGGAATAATGTATGCAAGTGAGCAAATTATAGAACTGTTGGCCTATGGAATCAAGGGAATTCATATTTATACGATGAATAAACCTGAAATTGCAAAGGAAATTATGAAAAATATTGAATTTGCAAGATAG
- a CDS encoding type II toxin-antitoxin system RelB/DinJ family antitoxin translates to MAIVTVRLDENVKKEAEILFKKMDLNMSTAMNLFLKKCILERGIPFELKISNKETRKVLEKVEKGIGLSKIFDSIDKMMENLIRLCLKTRNLCYF, encoded by the coding sequence ATGGCTATAGTAACGGTTAGACTTGATGAAAATGTGAAAAAAGAAGCGGAGATATTATTTAAAAAAATGGATCTTAATATGAGTACAGCAATGAATCTGTTTTTGAAAAAATGTATTTTGGAGCGGGGGATTCCGTTTGAATTAAAAATTTCAAATAAAGAAACTAGAAAAGTTTTGGAGAAAGTTGAAAAAGGTATTGGATTAAGTAAAATTTTCGACAGTATAGATAAGATGATGGAGAATTTGATTAGGTTGTGTCTGAAAACTCGAAATCTATGTTATTTTTAA
- the leuB gene encoding 3-isopropylmalate dehydrogenase — MNYKIAVLNGDGIGPEIVAETIKVLDKAGEKFGHKFEYVQGYLGGESIDKYGVPLSDETIQVCSESDAILLGAIGGPKWDNIEPEKRPERGLLAIRKELGVYTNLRPAILFKSLKSASPLKEEIIGDGLDVMIVRELTGGLYFGHREYSDEKAFDTLPYTRAEIERIAKKAFEIAKLRNKKLTSVDKHNVLDTSKLWRKVVEEISKDYPEVEVSHMYVDNAAMQLIANPRQFDVILTENMFGDILSDEASMLTGSLGMLPSASLGDGKVGLYEPSHGSAPDIAGKNIANPIATILSAVMMLRYSFNLQKEADAIEKAVEKVLEAGFRTADIYTDGMKKVGTDEMGTEIANRI; from the coding sequence ATGAACTACAAAATTGCAGTATTAAATGGAGATGGAATTGGACCGGAAATAGTGGCTGAGACAATAAAAGTTCTGGACAAGGCTGGAGAAAAATTTGGACATAAGTTTGAATATGTTCAGGGATATTTAGGTGGAGAATCCATTGATAAGTATGGTGTTCCTCTATCTGATGAAACAATTCAGGTGTGCAGTGAAAGTGATGCAATTTTACTTGGGGCTATTGGTGGGCCTAAATGGGATAACATTGAGCCTGAGAAACGTCCTGAGAGAGGGCTTCTTGCGATTAGGAAGGAACTTGGAGTTTATACGAATTTGCGACCTGCTATTTTGTTTAAATCGTTAAAAAGTGCGAGTCCTTTGAAGGAAGAAATAATTGGAGATGGACTTGATGTGATGATTGTAAGGGAGCTTACTGGAGGGCTTTATTTTGGGCATAGGGAATATTCTGATGAAAAGGCGTTTGATACACTTCCTTATACAAGGGCTGAAATTGAAAGAATTGCAAAAAAAGCATTTGAAATTGCAAAACTTAGAAATAAAAAACTTACGAGCGTAGATAAACACAATGTTTTGGATACTTCAAAATTGTGGAGAAAAGTCGTGGAGGAAATTTCAAAAGATTATCCAGAAGTGGAAGTTTCGCATATGTATGTGGATAATGCGGCAATGCAGCTGATTGCCAATCCTAGACAATTTGATGTGATTTTGACTGAAAATATGTTTGGAGATATTTTGTCAGATGAGGCTTCAATGCTTACAGGATCACTTGGAATGCTGCCATCAGCGAGTCTTGGAGATGGAAAAGTCGGACTTTATGAGCCAAGTCACGGTTCAGCACCTGATATAGCTGGAAAAAATATTGCAAATCCAATAGCGACAATACTTTCAGCAGTAATGATGTTAAGATACTCATTTAATCTTCAAAAAGAGGCTGATGCGATAGAAAAAGCTGTGGAGAAAGTGCTGGAAGCAGGATTTAGAACGGCTGATATTTATACAGATGGTATGAAGAAAGTTGGAACTGATGAAATGGGAACTGAGATTGCTAATAGAATTTAA
- a CDS encoding ABC transporter ATP-binding protein gives MEEILHYENVTFKRDGREILKGIDWHINKGENWVLLGLNGSGKSTLLGMIPAYIFPTSGEVRVFGHKFGNYSWKKIKNRVGFVSSTLNNFSSTLNGEKLEDVVISGKFNSIGIYDEVVDEDREKADKIIEDFKISYIKNNRFGTLSQGEQRRTLLARAFMNEPDLLILDEPCSGLDVTSRSIFESS, from the coding sequence ATGGAAGAAATATTACACTATGAAAATGTAACTTTTAAGCGTGATGGTAGAGAAATACTGAAAGGAATTGACTGGCATATAAATAAAGGTGAGAATTGGGTACTTTTGGGACTTAATGGTTCTGGAAAGTCAACCCTTCTTGGAATGATACCAGCCTATATTTTCCCAACTTCTGGAGAAGTGAGAGTTTTTGGGCATAAATTTGGTAATTATTCTTGGAAAAAAATAAAAAATCGAGTTGGATTTGTGAGTTCCACATTAAATAATTTTTCAAGCACATTAAATGGTGAAAAGCTGGAAGATGTTGTAATTTCTGGAAAGTTTAATTCAATTGGGATTTATGATGAAGTTGTGGATGAGGATAGGGAAAAGGCTGATAAGATTATTGAGGATTTTAAGATTTCATATATAAAAAATAATCGTTTTGGTACTTTGTCGCAAGGAGAGCAACGACGGACATTGCTTGCAAGAGCTTTTATGAATGAGCCTGATTTGCTGATACTGGACGAGCCTTGTTCAGGGCTTGATGTAACTTCGAGGAGTATTTTTGAAAGTTCTTGA